The Hordeum vulgare subsp. vulgare chromosome 4H, MorexV3_pseudomolecules_assembly, whole genome shotgun sequence genomic interval AGAGCAGGAAAATTTTGAGCGGAAAGTTAGCGCCGTTTGCCCAGACAGCAGCCTCGTAGTCAGCGAAATCAACGTCCGTGTCACGAGCAGCGCGGAGATTCGGTCGGCCgccgggggtggtggcggcagggcccacccagTCACTGTCCGTTACGGACCGGCGTGGAGGGAACGGGGTCCGCAGCCGGCCGCCTCGgctggtggcggcaggccccagccgcctcgggcggtggcggcaggACCCACAGCCGcctcgggcggtggcggcaggtgccacgtgccgcctggcgcgcctgccgccacccGGGGAGCTGGTCCTTTCGCTCTTTAGCATTCGCAGGTGGTCTTTTCTGGCATTCACGTTCAAGAGGGGGTCCTTTTAGACAAAAATTTTGTGGTACATTGACCTCTATGCACTTTGGTTAAAACAATTGAACACCGTAACATTTGCAGACGCTTATATATGCACACTTTGGTTTAATTTTGATAGTGTTGCATTGAGTTTCCGATGTGGATTACTTGGATAGCCGATGCATTAGTTTGTTCCAACCAGATCAACTCCAAAACAAAGTCAGATGGTTCAGTTCTTCAAACTCATAGATACGGAGTTCCCTTTTTTTCTAGATGCTAGATATAAAGTTAGATGTTCCCTTGCATGGATGATAACATTTGGCATCTTAATTAGGCCGGTAATAATCAAATTCAAAGATATATCATATATATGTGTATATAAGTATAGATATATTAGCGGCGTTGTATGCACAACACGCGACACGTGAGGAAAGTTACATGCGTGTGAACACGATGCCACGCCACTAGTTTCTAGAACAATTCGGTCCACACTCCTTTGACGACTGGTCTCCCCTTCTATTAAATAATCAAACTCATATCTTCTTAATACTAACACTCCAAATCTATTGCACTCTGTTAAACTCATTCTCCTCTCCTCGACATGTCCCTTTGGGATGGTGGATGCGCCTCTTCGCGGCGACGTAGATTTGGAGGTTCCGGCGCCTTCGTCGCCATCAATCGTCGACGCACATCGCCGGGGGTCGACTCGGCATAACAAGGGTGGGCCTTTCCATCGTCATCTGGGAAGCGAGTTGCTTGAGACTAATGACACCTCGATAACGTGCTCCGGTTGTCGGGCGCCCCCGCCATCACACGGCCTTGGGTCATCGATGACATCTCCAACGCAGAATCTACCATCGGCGAGTTGGCCGGACAAAACGTGCATCTATAGACTAAACCCATCAGCTTATATAGATACTGGGTATCTATATTCAGTAGGATACAAAGTACtgatgatctacctcaagatcgtatgaATGAACTCTAGTCTATAAACCTTGCCTCTACAGATTAAACCCATCGGCTTATATAGACACTGGGTATCTAGGGTTACAAATATGTCGGCTACAAGTAGGGATAACATGCTAATCATTCATATGTGCCTTAAAGTGTACACCAAATCTTCGAAGGATTTCATCTTGAGTATGGACGAGGGCCTGCATGACCCATTCTGTTGACAGGGTATCCTCGGCCTAGCCCTGCAATGGTGGGCTGGCGTGATGTGCATCCTCTAATCCAAGTCACAGTCACATCTCGCCTCCCGTGAAGCATTGTGGGAGTCCATTAATGGATGTAGCAAAATCCAGCAATGGTTGCAGCaaaatcatcgccgtcgtcatcgcaaGGTCGCAACATCGCCTTGTTGGATGTAGCAAATAAGTTCTCCAGAAGTAGCAAAATGCAACTACAGTTGCAGCAAAATATCATCGCAACGGTCGCTGTGTCGCAGGTGCACcttgatggatgtagcaaaaaagtTAGCCGGTAGTAGCAAAATGCAACTACGGTTGCGACTTTCCTTGTTGGGCAgagccggttgaagctttttctgtctatggttgaagcttttttaaaCAATAATTGAAGTTGTTTTAGATGACGGTTGCAACACTTGTATACGCGTGGTCTGGTCATGGCAACATGCGACGAGGGCGACAAGCGAAGGCTGGAACCGGCGATGAGGGCGGCCTGCGGGAGTGGGAACCGGCGATGCGGGCGGTCGATGGGGCACGCACCGATGATGCGGGTGACAGCAGCGCACGGGCGAGACGTTGGTGGACCCCCTCGGCCATGCGCCCTACCACGCGAGAGAAATCGGGCGCCGGATCAGAGGAGATCACAAGGGTCGCACACGACCTGCAAAAAACGATTTGGCCGGCGCTCCGGCCAGAAACGTTTTCCTAGATTCATATATGCACCAAAGTGGTCATGATTAAACTCGTAGCAAGAGGAAACAAACTACTCTTGCAGATATGAAATGTACCTGGTCAGCTCCATGGTCATTGCTCTCCATTTAGTTAGATAGGCTCGTCGAGTAATGTCGTTGCTTCTTCCTCCAAATACTCAACCACTGCGAGTAAATTTGACCAAGTAAATATCTGATCGACGTGATGATAACAGGGGCTGCTACAAATAGCAGGTGGATTTCTTGACAAATCTGTTGCCAAATACTATATAATTGCATAGTTTGAAAAGCTTGATTTTACGGATCATATACCAACTTTTGGAAAGAATAGGCATAGTAGTGGCTCTATATGTCTTTAAAAGTCATGAACCCTTGAAGCCCACGCATTAGTAGGTGACTTTGTCTATGCATGTCAGCCTCGAGGTAGAAAACGATTGATTGCTTTAGAGTACATGACTTGGCTTTTCTCAACTGCTCTTTGACTGATTTCGGGTGCACCGGTTCAGACTATGACCAGGTGTATGATAGCATGGTAGAAACGCAGGATATTTAGATATCTAATTGAACTAGTCGATTTCATTTGCAAAAAGATATCTAAACTATATACAGATGTATgtaaacatattttagaatgtatgtTCATTCATTtttcttcgtatgtagtcttctattgaaatgtctacaaagacttatatttaagaacggagggagtaatggtTATGGATGGTGAACTTTCCTGGAATTAGCCATGCATGCATTTTATGGACAAACAATCCTAGTTACTACTGAGTCGTACATCACGTAGAGTTGCTTCATCCTTTTTCTATTGTATACGCTGGATCGTTTCTTGAAGGAAAAACGTGTAAAGGGGAACTTGTCAAGCTTGTGAAAAATAATTTAATCAAGAGCCAGAGACCCTTTCAATCTGTTGGTCGGTTTCACCTAACTATTTGTATTGCTCACGAGTTGGCACACAGCTCACTACGCCTATATAAACACATGCACCCCTGCATGTTCAAAGCATCACTCAGTCCACAAACACAAACAGGaacacaaaagaaaagaagagccAAAGAAACTAAACACAAATGACAACCTCCTCTTCCATCCTTCTCCTTGCTGCCCTTCTTGCCTTGGTCTCATGGCAGGCCATTGCGTCCGATCCTGACCCACTCCAGGACTTTTGTGTCGCCGACATGCATTCACCAGGTACAACGTACTCCATGGTTTCATGTCATGTTATCGCCAGATACATATGTTGCTATTAGATTCTGAAAATTATATGCAAGTTGGAATGACTTTGTAACTTCTAATCTCACATGTTACATCTCCTTTATGCACCCAGTGCGTGTCAATGGGTTCGTTTGCAAGAACCCGATGGAAGTTAATGCAGATGACTTCTTCAAGGCAGCCAACCTCGACAAGCCTAGGGTGACCAACAAGGTTGGATCCAACGTCACTTTGATCAACGTCATGCAGATTGCTGGACTCAACACCCTCGGAATCTCAATTGCGCGCATCGACTATGCTCCCTTGGGCCAAAACCCACCACATACGCACCCTCGCGCCACTGAGATCCTCACGGTGCTCGAGGGGACACTGTACGTTGGCTTTGTCACATCCAACCAGCCCGCCCCCAACAGAAACAAGTTCCTTTCCAAGGTGCTCAACAAAGGTGATGTGTTTGTCTTTCCCGTGGGGCTCATCCACTTCCAATTCAACCCGAACCCCCACCAGCCTGCCGTTGCAATTGCCGCGCTCAGTAGCCAGAACCCAGGGGCTATCACAATTGCCAATGCAGTGTTTGGGTCAGACCCACCAATATCGGATGATGTTCTTTCCAAGGCATTTCAGGTTGAAAAGAATACAATAGACTATCTCCAGGCTCAGTTCTGGGAGAACAACCACAATTGATTGATTACACGGAATATGAGTGCATAAACCAAGGACTTGGTTGACTTTCTAGACATGCATCCTAATCTATAAAATAAATGGAgcatatatcatgtcattgtgTGTTTGTAAGCCCTGAATGTATTTCAGTCCTATGAATAATCAAGAATATGTTTTTTTTCTCATCACTCTGATATGATGTTGTATGCTATTTTGGTTTTGATGTATCGTATTTCGCATAACAAATGAAATTCGGGGTTATTTTCCCCTTCTCCAAAGCAATAAATGATTATCTAGTTATTTAGTACTAACTTTTGGACCGTCTGAGGCAAAAAACGCAGCTTCAACAGACAGTCCATATGTAAAAAAAAATAGACCGCGGCCTCCTTGATGTAAAATGCAACACCTCGCGGTGCAAATTTACATCACGAGATGCATCTGGTCCAAAACCAGCCGCCGCCCGCGAACGCCCAACCGCCACTTCGTTTACTTTCCCGCCCGCCCGCTCGCGACCTTCCGCccgtccgccgccgccccgccgcctccacaacccgccgccgccccgccggacGCCGCCCGCATCAGAtccggccccgccccgccccacACCACTGTTTCCACGCCGCCCCGCCGCCTCCACAACCCGTCGCCGCCTCGTCCGCCCCGTCCCGTCCGCCGCCCCTCAGCTCCGCCCCGCCCGGCTCCGTCCGCCACCGTCCCGCAGCTCCGCCCCGCCCGGCTCCGTCCGTCACCGCTCCGGCCGCatgccgccgccgctccaccgCTCTCACCGCTCTCCGATGGCGCTGAAGAAGACGCCGAAGGGCAACTCGGGCTTCTTCGGCATGAGGCAGAAGCCCTCCGGTAACTGGGGAGTGGAGTTCTCCGAtgctgggaggcgttggtggatcggCACGTACCCCTCCGCCCACGAGGCCGCGCATGCCTACGACGTGGCGGTGTGGCGTGCCGAGAGGCCTCGGGAGCACCTCAACTTTCCAGAGATCGAGAGTCGGGTGGAAGCGGAGATGCTTGTGCCGCAAGGCATCAAGATGAAGGAGATCACGACGAAGAAGAAGGCGACGAAGAAGCTGTCGGTTGTCGTGAATGCCGGCGAGACCGACGAGGAAGCGATGGCGAGGTTTGCTCAGGAGCATCCGGAGTACGTCGAGGCCGAGCTGGAGCACTACTGGAAGCGTGAGGCGGagctgaagaagaaggaggacgcgCGAGGCCGGTCCCTCGACGGTGATCCCCATCGAGTCCTCTTCCGAGGAGGACTGGGCAGACTTCTCGGAGGAGGAGGGCGACAAGGAGGGGTGCGACGACCCGGAGAAGGAGGAGTTCTGGGAGCAGTTCCGCAGCTCCGACTATAAGGAGTAGTTTATCTAGTAGTTTGAAGTAGTAGTTGAATTTCATGTATGAAGCTATGTTGAATTTGATGTTTGAACTATGTTGAATGGACTAGTAGTTTGTCGTTTtaagaaattttacatcttcattttggaccatctattggagTTGCTCTTTTCGACCATCAATTTGGACCATCTGTTGGAGTTGAGCTTTTTTCGAAGCTCCAAAACGTACTTTTTGGCAGTCCAAATTTTACATCTTTGATTTTGGACCGCCAAATtttggaccatctattggagatgctcttagatttATGGGCAGTACCGGCGCTGGCGCACCGGCCCGAAAACTTGACTGGTCGCAGCGCAGCCCTATGATTGGAGGCTCTCGCGTCGTTGGATCTTCCCTACTCCTTCGTCCTCCTCTAGCATCTCAACCAACACCCCGGTCCTGCCTCCCTACATCTCGCATGCGGCGTTACCCGCAGGCTCCCCGcgctctcgtcgtcgtcgtccccatTATCAGCCTGCTCACCGCGTTCGCCGCTGACGTCGTGGTTCGCAGCAACTCACAACCAACATCTCGCCTCCCGTGAAGCATTGTGGTAATCCAAATATGGTTGCAGCaaaatcatcatcgtcgtcgtcgcaagGTCGCAACACCGTCCTGATGAATGTAGCAAAAAAGTTTGCCGGTACTAACAAAATGCAACTACGATTGCAGCAAAAAATCGTCGCAGCCGTCTCTAGGTCGCAGGTCCACcttgatggatgtagcaaaaaagtTAGCCGGCAGTAGCAAAATGCAATTACGGTTGCAGCTTTCCTTGCTGGGCAGAGCCGATTGAAACTATTTCTGTCTATGGTTGAATCTTTTTTTCACAACTTTTGAAGCTGCTTTAGATGATGGTTGCAACCCTTGTATACGCACGGCCCGTCCATGGTAgcagacgacgacgaggacgacaagagGAGGCTGGAACCAGCGATGTGGACGGCCGACGGGGGTGGAAACCGGCGATGCGGACGGACGACGGGGATGGAAACCGGCGATGCGGTCGGTCAACGGGGGCAGGCACCGGCGATGCGGACGGCAGCAGAGCGCACGGGGCGAGCCGTTGGTGGTCATGATTAAACTTGTAGCAAGAGGAAACAAACTACTCTTGCAGATATGAAATGTACCTGCTCAGCTCCATGCTCATAGCTCTCCATTTGGTTAGATAGGCTCGTCCAGTAATGTCGTTGCTTCTTCCTCCAAATACTCAACCACTGCGAGAAGATTTGACCAAGTAAATATCTGATCGACGTGATGATAACAGGGGCTGCTACAAATAGCAGGTGGATTTCTTGACAAATCTGTTGCCAAATACTATATAATTGCATAGTTTGAAATGCTTGATTTTAGGGATCATATACCAAGTTTTGGAAAGAATAAGCGTAGTAGTGAGTCCATATGTCTTCAAAAGTCATGAACCCATGAAGCCCACGCATTAGTAGGTGACTTTGTCTATGCATGTCAGCTTTTCTCAACTGCTCAACTGCTCTTTGACTGATTTCGTGTGCACCAGTTCAGACTATGACCAGGTAGAAACGCAGGATATTTAGATATCTAATTGAACTAGTCGATTCCATTCACAAAAAGATAACTGAACTAGTCGAACTCATTTGTTTATCCTGCCGGATGTTTCTTGTTTACAAATATTTTCCTTCATTAATAATGGTGATGGGTGGTGAACTTTCCTGGAATTAGCCATGCATGCATTGTGGACAAACAATCCTGGTTACTACTGAgtcgtactccctccgttcctaaatataagtcttttaagcgatttcactaagggtctacatacgaaacaaaatgattgaatctatactctaaaatatgtttatatacatctgtatgtagtccactagtgaaatctctacaaagacttatatttaagaacggatggAGTACATCACATAGAGTTGATTTATTCCTTTTCCTATTGTATACGCCGGATCGCTTCATTCAAGGAAAAACGTGTAAAGGGGAACTTGTAAAGCTTTTGGAAAATAATTTAATCAACAGCTAGAGATCGTTTCAATCTGTTGATCGGTTCCACCTGACTATTTCTATTGCTTACTATATTCGTACACAGATCACTACGCCTATATAAACACATATACCCCTGCATGTTCAAAGCATCACTCACGCCACAAACACAAACAGGAACACAAGAGAAAAGAAGAGCCAAAGAAACTAATTAACTCAAATGGCAACCTCCTCTTCCATCCTTCTCCTTGCTGCCCTTCTTGCCTTGGTCTCATGGCAGGCCATTGCGTCCGATCCTGACCCACTCCAGGACTTTTGTGTCGCCGACATGCATTCACCAGGTACAACGTACTCCATGGTTTCATGTCATGTTATCGCCAGATACATATGTTGCTATTAGATTCTGAAAATTATATGCAAGTTGGAATGACTTTGTAACTTCTAATCTCACATGTTACATCTCCTTTATGCACCCAGTGCGTGTCAATGGGTTCGTTTGCAAGAACCCGATGGAAGTTAACGCAGACGACTTCTTCAAGGCAGCCAATCTCGACAAGCCAAGGATGACCAACAAGGTTGGATCCAACGTCACCTTGATCAACGTCATGCAGATTGCTGGACTCAACACCCTCGGCATCTCAATTG includes:
- the LOC123450115 gene encoding germin-like protein 8-5, with the protein product MTTSSSILLLAALLALVSWQAIASDPDPLQDFCVADMHSPVRVNGFVCKNPMEVNADDFFKAANLDKPRVTNKVGSNVTLINVMQIAGLNTLGISIARIDYAPLGQNPPHTHPRATEILTVLEGTLYVGFVTSNQPAPNRNKFLSKVLNKGDVFVFPVGLIHFQFNPNPHQPAVAIAALSSQNPGAITIANAVFGSDPPISDDVLSKAFQVEKNTIDYLQAQFWENNHN